From the genome of Streptomyces sp. NBC_00659, one region includes:
- the pyrF gene encoding orotidine-5'-phosphate decarboxylase gives MSLEPFGARLRRAMDERGPLCVGIDPHASLLADWGLGDDIAGLERFSRTVVEALAERVAVLKPQSAFFERFGSRGIAVLEKSVEQAREAGALVVMDAKRGDIGSTMAAYAETFLRKDAPLFSDALTVSPYLGYGSLKPAVELARESGAGLFVLALTSNPEGGEVQHAVRADGRSVGATMLGHLAAENADESPLGSFGAVVGATLGDLSSYDLDINGPLLAPGIGAQGATAADLAGVFGSAVRNVVPNVSRGVLRHGPDVMALRESAEGFAEEIRAAVAAA, from the coding sequence ATGAGCCTGGAACCCTTCGGCGCGCGCCTTCGCCGCGCCATGGACGAGCGCGGTCCCCTGTGCGTGGGCATCGACCCGCACGCGTCCCTGCTCGCCGACTGGGGGCTCGGCGACGACATCGCGGGCCTGGAGCGCTTCAGCCGTACGGTCGTCGAGGCGCTCGCCGAGCGGGTCGCCGTCCTCAAGCCGCAGAGCGCGTTCTTCGAGCGGTTCGGCTCGCGCGGGATCGCCGTTCTGGAGAAGTCGGTCGAACAGGCGCGGGAGGCCGGCGCGCTGGTCGTGATGGACGCCAAGCGCGGCGACATCGGCTCGACCATGGCCGCGTACGCCGAGACCTTCCTGCGCAAGGACGCGCCGCTCTTCTCGGACGCGCTGACCGTGTCGCCGTACCTCGGCTACGGCTCGCTGAAGCCCGCGGTGGAGCTGGCGCGCGAGAGCGGGGCCGGGCTCTTCGTCCTCGCGCTCACCTCCAACCCGGAGGGCGGCGAGGTGCAGCACGCGGTCCGGGCGGACGGACGCAGCGTCGGGGCGACGATGCTCGGGCACCTGGCCGCCGAGAACGCGGACGAGAGCCCGCTCGGCTCCTTCGGAGCGGTCGTCGGCGCCACCCTGGGCGATCTCTCCTCCTACGACCTGGACATCAACGGCCCGCTCCTCGCGCCCGGCATCGGCGCCCAGGGGGCGACGGCGGCCGATCTGGCGGGTGTCTTCGGGTCCGCCGTGCGCAACGTCGTCCCGAACGTGAGCCGGGGTGTTCTGCGTCACGGTCCCGACGTCATGGCCCTGCGTGAGTCGGCCGAGGGGTTCGCGGAGGAGATCAGGGCGGCCGTGGCGGCCGCCTGA
- a CDS encoding quinone-dependent dihydroorotate dehydrogenase has translation MYKLFFNLVFKRMDPEQAHHLAFRWIRLVARVPVLRTFVAAALAPRYKELRTEALGLRMHGPFGLAAGFDKNAVAIDGMSMLGFDHIEIGTVTGEPQPGNPKKRLFRLVPDRGLINRMGFNNEGSAAVSERLAARTPVFRTVVGVNIGKTKTVPEAEAVGDYVKSAERLARHADYLVVNVSSPNTPGLRNLQATEALRPLLSAVREAADRAVTDRRVPLLVKIAPDLADEDIDAVADLAVELGLDGIIATNTTIAREGLGLTSDPSLVEETGGLSGAPLKARSLEVLRRLYARVGDRITLVGVGGIESAEDAWQRILAGATLVQGYSAFIYEGPFWGRAIHKGLAARLRTSPYATLADAVGADVRKSV, from the coding sequence ATGTACAAGCTGTTCTTCAACCTCGTCTTCAAGCGGATGGACCCGGAGCAGGCCCACCATCTCGCCTTCCGCTGGATCCGGCTCGTCGCCCGCGTCCCCGTCCTGCGCACCTTCGTCGCCGCCGCGCTCGCGCCCCGCTACAAGGAGCTGCGCACCGAGGCGCTCGGCCTGCGTATGCACGGGCCCTTCGGCCTCGCGGCGGGCTTCGACAAGAACGCCGTGGCCATCGACGGGATGTCGATGCTCGGCTTCGACCACATCGAGATCGGCACGGTCACCGGGGAGCCGCAGCCGGGCAACCCCAAAAAACGGCTGTTCCGCCTCGTGCCGGACCGCGGGCTGATCAACCGCATGGGATTCAACAACGAGGGCTCCGCGGCCGTCTCCGAGCGCCTGGCGGCCCGTACGCCCGTGTTCAGGACCGTCGTGGGCGTCAACATCGGCAAGACCAAGACCGTCCCCGAGGCGGAAGCCGTCGGCGACTACGTGAAGTCCGCCGAACGCCTCGCCCGGCACGCCGACTACCTCGTCGTGAACGTGTCCTCCCCGAACACCCCGGGACTGCGCAACCTCCAGGCCACCGAGGCGCTGCGGCCGCTGCTCAGCGCCGTGCGCGAGGCCGCCGACCGTGCCGTCACCGACCGGCGCGTCCCGCTCCTCGTCAAGATCGCGCCCGATCTCGCCGACGAGGACATCGACGCGGTCGCCGACCTCGCCGTCGAGCTCGGCCTGGACGGGATCATCGCCACGAACACGACCATCGCCCGAGAGGGACTCGGACTGACGTCCGACCCCTCCCTGGTCGAGGAGACCGGCGGCCTCTCCGGCGCGCCGCTCAAGGCGCGCTCCCTGGAGGTGCTGCGCCGCCTCTACGCGCGCGTGGGCGACCGGATCACCCTGGTGGGTGTCGGCGGTATCGAGAGCGCCGAGGACGCCTGGCAGCGCATCCTGGCCGGCGCCACCCTGGTCCAGGGCTACAGCGCCTTCATCTACGAGGGCCCCTTCTGGGGCCGCGCCATCCACAAGGGTCTCGCCGCCCGTCTGCGGACGAGCCCGTACGCCACCCTCGCCGACGCGGTCGGCGCCGACGTGAGGAAGTCCGTATGA